TTATCACACTGAGTCATCATGGACCGAAGCCCCATTAAACTCAGCATAAACACTCTACAACGCTGCTCAGGATGGCCCAAGTGTAACTTTCACACTTTTTAGAtatagtgtttgtgtgtgagagagacactGGCTGTTTGGCTATGCTTGTTAGCGCCAAATGTTTGAAAAAGTTGCCACAAACATAAAGAACCATGTTTAAAACCAAATTTAAagtgatcaaaaaaaaaattaaaagtaactGATCCTTGATCTTTTCAAACAAGTTTTACAAGAATTGacaaattagttaatttataaatgaattttttttttgtactttgttagtttaaatataaatttaataatattacattaacatttaataatataaaatatccagaaacattttatatcattaaaataaataaacaccaaatataaataattacttattatttatttttaatagaaaaatcaaacaattaaattaaaacaaggtAATAACAAAGTGAAAATAGGAACTGTCAAAAATGGAtcatttagtaatttaatattatataatattttcatgatattaaaatacactctctctgcatatatatatatatatatatatatatatatatatatatatatatatatatataataaacatataaaacattcaaatcaatccaatttaaaacaatgaatgaatggacaaaatgttaaattctaattattctaatattaccatttaatgatacattacatttaaaaatattttcataatcttaatatataaaaaataaataaaaataaatgatatataaaacacacacacacacataaaaagagagagagagagagagagagggagagagatacACATACTGAGCCCTGTGTGTGTTTCAAGAGAATATGAATCTGCAGACCCAGCGAGGTCATGCACTGTGTCACAACAGTCTCATTGTCCTGAGCCAGACTCATTAGCAGCGTGACCCTACCCATAAAACATATCAACCCCACTGCCCCATAAACTGTAACTTACACACCTCACATCTGCTGACACCTGCAatagagtgtgagagtgtgaaaTGTGCTGCTACGTTTAAGATATATTACTGATCACACTTTAATATGACAGATAAAGACTGAAATATGTTCAGTTTTTCCACATAATATTCTTCAGACAGCTTTATGACAAATGCATCGAAATATAATTTACTCAAAGCAAGATCCAAAGTGATGGATTCTTGCGCCCTCTTGTGGTAGACAACTGAAAGTATCTCTGATCTGCTGGAGAGAAACTACTACAGATTTACCAAACTCTGACCTACTATCTATTCTCGGCAAAACATAaatctctttctgtctctgttACAGCTCCTAGTGAGCTGCCTCGCTGTCTGCTGTCTACATAGGTGGCTTTCTTCTAAGGCAGCATCCTAACCGAAATGGAAGCTCATAATGTGACTCATTTGAGGTTGTCCATGCTTACTATGTACAAGCATACTTTGAATTTGAGTGTGCATATGATGCCTAAAAATGCtatctaggtaggcagctcactagggtTTGGAACAGAGCCCTTATTTTTACACACATCTTTCTCACCTAGGCAGTTGTAGAGGCCCTGGCTGATCCATGCCAGGATGGCCAGCGTGATGAGGTCACCAAAACTGGCAGCGATGGGTGTGGCTACATTATCAGGGTTGATGCCCGTCTTCTTAGAGCCCACAATCACACCCACCATTATTATACCTGAAGAGAAGAGTCATTGTTCAACTTACTTGGAACTGGACATTCATAACATGAAACATGACTAATGTCAGATTTCGATATAACAATGTGGCCATTATTTGTTGCGAAAAGAACCACTTTACTAAATACATGTAAGAGTATTAGAGGTTAATCTGTAGTACAGACCCTGCAGCAGAGATGCTATGAAAGCTGTAGCGACACTACTAGAACACAGCAACACGGCGTGACCGATCTGGAACTTTCCTTCAGGAATCCAACCCAGTACAACGGCCGCTACTGCTGCCAGGAACCCTATCACTGTGGCCTGCACCTGAGAAATAGAGACAGACAGAGGTAACAATgggtttaatttattaaaaaaaaaaaaaaattatatatatatatacatatatatacacacacacatacttttttattttattaaatatataatatttaaatattttattatttgtttatttaatttcgtttttaatttctttcttatatatttaaaaatattttaaagataaaattactaaaataataataatataagttatatataaataaattatatgtaaatattaaaattacagattatatttattttttatttgatctttaattatttattatatagacACTTCACtttgtctttgttttataaGTGTCTGTGTAAATATGGAATCTTGATAAGATCTCTGTTCCTTTTCCAGGTAAAAACCCTGATATAAGGTGTGAGCGTATTTAAATTTTCAGAGCTCCTGATGGCGTTTGCTTGTTTACGGTCTGTACTGTACATGTAAGCCTACTGAAAGCTCTTACCTGTTTCAGTGCCAAATTCCCAATAATAAGGTTCCACTTCTCTATGGGCGAGTCCATTTTCCCCACATtcacctaaaaacaacaaaattgatGAACAATTTTTTTCCTCTCATTACTATTACATTCAGTCACCTGTACTGTGGTCACTAAAATGTGACACATATGTTTTATGCACGTTTTCTAGCACTTCCTAACTAAAAAGCAAAggtaaaaagttaaaaagctGACAAAACattgataaatgataaatatttcaaacatgttcacccaaaaataaaataaactttatttaggACCATTAAAATCTTGTGCAGTGACAATTTTTACATTAGTGttatgcaacaaaaaaaatacattttttaaattgtaacatgtATACATCATGGTAATATTAGTTGTACTgaatttaatgcaattaattacattaatttatattatattatattgataaaaAAAGAGAGGAATCAAAAGCACAAAATCTAAAAAGAggcttaaaatatataaaatataacgtttctttaaatttttttgattttgGACCTAAAAGCTAAAACAAGAAAACcttcaaaaaggaaaaaaaatagtatgtgTCCAAATTACTTgtaagagctggattttggcaTTGGATATTTTAGATTGAAAAGAAAACCGACATCTGAGGAaaagttaataatattttggGTTTGGAATGGATCTCTGCCCACAGAGTAACAAGATGGCCGAGGCCGACTCCACAACCGATGAGCCAATATGTGTGCTTAAGAAAATACAggaaacaaatgtaaatgtgaaagaGCAGCGTGTAGGAGAGAGCCGTCTGAGGGCAATAGACtcagtgtgtgttttcttttttcccccccagcTGCATGAGGGTGAACAGAAGGCCTGTACTTTCGCCCCTCTCCTCCGCTCAGTCCACACCGCCAGGGTTTGTTTATTCTTTCACCTCGAGGGGGGACGACAGTTTTGCCATGAAAACACTAGACGCTAAACGGCATGAGCTGAAACCCCTCTGGGCTCTAAAGTTCCggactgagaaaaaaaaaaaacactagcaaccaaaaaaataaaatccatctgTCAGCAGACAGCAGACGAGACCAGTGCCCAGAGGAAAGGGCAGGAGAGGAGAGTGGGAGAGAATATTTTACTAAACTAGATTATATAAACACACCTGAGACTTTAACTATGGAAAAGTTTAAATGCACAATAAGTTTTTAAAGACGACAAGAAACAGCATTTGGAACACATTTTTACAAGGGTCTGAAATTACAGTGCTGATGTTGCTCATGGCAAAAATGCCACTGGAAGGagcaaaaaaggcaaaaaaaacaaataaataaaaaatttaaataaaattaaaatgtataaatgtataccATTTgcacataaattatattttatatttctagataagatttaacacatttttacccttatttatttattttattatttaaacacttGACAAGATTGCTGTTTCTGTGGTTGACGAGGCAATGACATTATTGGTTACGTCAACAGAAAATACACTAGTGAGGTATAAATATGTAGCAAAAGatcataaaacaaactttttctttaaaatattgtgcaCAATAAGATCAGGCATTAAGACAATAAAGATTACATGTTGTCTTGAAAACCTACAAGTGTTATTCTTACTCAGACACATGGGGGTTGGAAATACATATTGAGTCATAACCATAATAACAGGCTTGCTAGTATTTCTATCACTGATTTATGGTTTTTACTACCAGGCCTAGTCTGTGGAGATGAGCACTAGCATGATTCGTCAGGTCCTGACAGGTGAGAGCATGCCCAAAACGGGCCAAGATCTCATCACAAAGCACCTTAGCATCAGTGGAGCACTTCTTATGAGAGCTGACAGTCACTTCTAATCAAATCACAGGCACACCTAATGTGAACTAAAGCAAGATGCAATTATGTGCAAAGAGTTTTAAGGTAGTCAGGATACTAACCGCTGTGGAAAGCCTGGAAGCAAGAGTCATCTCTAGGTTTCCTTTCAAACCCAAAAGAGCCGGAACCAGGATGAAGATCTCggttatgtttttaaatgcttcccaatgctgaaaaaaaaaagaatagagacTTCTATTAGGTGGGGGTCCTCAACAAACTTCCAGTGGGGCTATTTAAATAAGACAGCTTATTTAAATAGAGTTATATTAAGATAATCTtacttaaaatgcaaaaataaataaataatttaatgaattacttaaaaatagaaataataaaaaatttaaattcaacaTTAAACAGACATAATATTTTtgagtttattcatttttatgacaACAGAATTTCCAGAGGTACAGCTTAGACAGGAGGGCCTTCAAACATCATCCATAAATACTGTAGTCAGGGCAAAAAAATTGAGAACCAATGGACTATGTTTTTTTTGACAAGTTTTATTATCTGCCAGCCAGGCAAAAACCATAAGTCGAATTACATCAAAGTTTAATACTTAAAGGTACAGTCCACCCtttttgtaaaacacaaaataagatattttgaaaactacttcagtgttttttttgttcataaaatgaaagtcaatggggtccagtgtgattttggaccccattgactttcattatatggacagAATcatcttcaaaataccttcttttttGTTTCGCAAAAGAAAGAACGACAAGCAGGTTTGGAAACAacataaaggtgagtaaatgctCCCTTTAAGGTTTCAAAAACTCACCTGTACTATATCCAGTACGACTCCGGCCGAAACTGTCCCGAACCCAGCTAGAAGGAAGGGCACCAGTATCTGCAATGCCATGGCAAGGGGTGACTCTTTGGGCATATTTCTAGTTGGCTGCTGCTGCCCTTCCTCTTCGCTCTCCTCTTCCTCATTTGCCTCTTCTCCTGAAAGCCTCCCATCAGGCAGAATGGGCTCCGTCTCCGCAAAGCGTCCGTCTCCGGCATCAGACAGGCTGATGGACGTTCGGCTGCTGCGGTCTGAGTGGCGGCGGGGCTCGCGGTGGAACCCGTTCTTGAGGGTCTCTGGCTTGGGCGTGCCGAGGTCCACCATGGCCAGCCGTTCCTCCTGTAGTGCGGTGTAACCAGCAGGTACCATGGTCTGAAGCAAGGAGGGTATGGGTCTGAAAGAGACGGAGCTCCAGGCTCCTCCAGCCTGAGCTGCCAGACTAGGGCCCAGGGAGCTGAGCACAGCGCCCCCTATGGTTCGGAGGCTCATACTGCAGACAGGAACTAGTTGGGCTCATGGCCCTCTGGACTTTGAGAAGAGCAGCAGATCAGCAAACACAGCAGGTGGCATCCATTACAGCCATGAACAAGCTCTGACAATATCGCAGTGACCTGATAAAGAGAAGCACAGAGGGAATGCATCAACAAAAGTGTCACATTCGAGGTCACACTATCATTATATGCTTTCTTTTAGTCTGTCAGCAGCGGTTATTTGATCAAGGTGCTGAATTGGCAGTCATAGTGTTTAGTACACAGTCTAAACTTTATTTACTTAAACATCAATTACTAAGTACTCCATACTTGGAACTAACTTCTGAACCgcttcagtaataatatttatggaaacgtataaaaacatttatctgacaactgcaaaaaaagaaataaatatataaaaacaaaataaattaattaaaataaataaataagtgcaataaataaataaatagcaagaTAAAAATTCGCAATTGCCTCAGAATTcttcattttaaacacaattcttagtttatatctcataagtcagaatttatatctcacaagtgtgagatataaacttagaattgcatgaaaaaatgtctaaattgtgagataaatgttgcaattacctttattttttatcccATAACAGAAACTAGTTTCTATAATTATTAGATGTGCATtggaaaaaacacaaattaattgtCTGATGGAGTCTGATCATTGTATGAAATGTTCTTATTAAAATTAACCATCAGAAATTTGacataaaagtaataaataaaacatatttagtttatatgcatgtaatagtaataaaaaatacttaaaaaacaaGATGTAATAGTGTATTTCAAAATTATCACACAGccaaaacaataaacaacacacattacatggAAAATGTTTGTAAACAAACAATGCTACCTCACAGAACTTAGAAAACATAAAGGAAATGAACAAATGCATCATATAATGTGTTCAGAACAACACATAATTATGCCTGTAAGTAACTAATCATATATTTGACTGAATATTATTTGAGATATACGAATATATTATACATCTAATGAGGAGGCAGGAAGCGGACAGGTTGCATTTTCAGTTGGACAAACTAGTAAAATATGCCTGATTTGTTAAGTTTTTATGGTTTATGGTTATCAAAGAATACTCAGTTGTATGTCTAAACCTTTATATAGATGACTTGTGCATTGGAATCACCCCAAAACATCCTAAATATTCTCCAGCTAGCTGACGGTAACGTTAAACAtgaataattaatcatttaaactCCGAAGCCTGTCAAATGAAACCAacgctttattttatttaatcaaccTCTCTGAAGGGTAAAAAGATAATAAAGGACTGTACGTACCGTGATATTTTAGTTCCGTCGAGACGAGTTTCTGCTTCTTCCCTGATCGCTGGACTGGAGCTCTGTGACAGCGGCGGCGCGTCATCACTGCCGCGGGAGCGAGCAcgcatttcaaaataaaagactcgTGAGCTCAcgtttttacagtctatggttgaagcacattaaaacttaaattaaaaccCGTCAAAAgctttcttatatatatatatatatatatatatatatatatatatatatatatatatatatatatatatatatatatatatatatatgctttgaTTTTTTGTGGCTATTCATTAGTGTCTTTAATTTTCAGACAAGAATGTCGTCAAACAAGCACGACAACCTAAATTTCTGTTTCAGTATAGAACTATAAAAGGAATGGGGAAAAAACAGGTAATGTCAGCTAATTAAAAgctatttaagaaaaaaatgttagcAATCTCACAACACAAcctaacaataaaaaaataagagatAAAAAAGAGATAAGAAAATAatgaaactatttttttttaaatatttgaaaatgcaagtttattagttttctactattaaatattatttattttctactaTTAGTGACTTGAGGTTCTACACTAAAATgttaacattcttttattttcttatcgATTCTTGCACGTACATCCAAAACTCTAGAGGGCGCCAACAGTGGCTCGACCCTACAACACGGAAGTTATTATGTTGTGGAAAAAATACATGTGGATGCAAGTGAATTTATACATGTGAGGAACTAACCATGgctcaaacacaaaacaatatcAAGAAAACCTCTTCTACAGATTTATTGGCCTGTGGCAACGGAAAAGGTGAGAcattatttggaaaaaaaaaaaaaaaagactcgaTTCCAGGTTTACAGAGGAAATTAACTAGAGTTTACAGAGATAACACTCATGTGTGATTCGTTTTGCATATTTGCGATTAGATAAAGTTATTAAGTTGACCAGTTGAATAGAATTACTCTCAAATCATAATGTAGACATTTATGTGCTTTGTTGTTACTTCTTATTTGCATTATATCAAATAAGttatatacacattatatattTGCTTAATCTTAAATGAATTGTTAACTTTGATGTCTCCAGGAATCCATGAGAAGCTTCTgctgaactctaaaagtgcttcAGTGCAGACAGAAAGGGTCCCCAGAAGTAGTGGTGAGTATGTTCATGTCATCTGTTAGGTTATCTTTAATGCATAATTGCTGCAATCTATTAAATAAGAGTGTATTGTTTCTGTGTGCTAGTCTTGGACAGACTGCAAAGTTTCCTTCCCCAAATCGCCCAAGCTAATGAGTCTCTAAGACAACAGATAGACGAGGCTCCTGCTGGTTTCTTTGACATTGAGAGTGTGGAGGACACAGAGAAAATCATTGAGATGGTGCGTCTGGTCTCGCCACCTGCTGTAGTTCATCTTAACGTGtctaaatataacaatatttcactttttctaTGATAACCAGATGTGTCTGCCTTGCAGGACGTGGCTCTGGTTGAACTGGAGGATTCAGACAGCAGTGAAGAGGATGAGTCGTCGTCATCGTCGTCATCAGAGGAAGACAGCTCAGAGGACGAGGTGCAAACTGTCACTGCAAAGACACTCAAACTTCCAggtgacagaaagagaaaggcCAACATCCAGGTGATGGAGAAAGAGGGCGAGTAAGAGAACACATGCTGCCAACTGGAACTCTGGACTCACGCCAGGCCATTTTTGTGCctattaaagaaatatataacCCTTCcaagtttgttgttgtttggaaTGAGCACAGACCAGTGATTTTATTTCCTGGTGAGCTGGCGGACTGACATTTCATGTTCTTTGGAGATATTTTTATCCAAAAGgtgattaaaggaatagttcactgaaaaaatgaatatttgctgaaaatgtactcatcctcaggccatccaagatgagtttgtttcatcatcgtaacaaatttggagaaatgtagcattatatcTCTTGCTCACCAAAAAATGcaacgtcttaatgatggatttgtttattataaacatgcaacttttttgcttcacaagagattgattgatggattggagtcatgtggattattgtgatgtttttatcagctgtttggactctcattctgacggcacccattcactgcagtggatctattggtgagcaagtgatttgatgctaaatttctccaaatcttttctgATGAAGAACCAAACTCATATgagagggtgagtacattttcagcaaatgtttatttttggggaGACTAAAAGTCACTCTTTTGTGTTATCTCAGTTGAGTATACTTGGAAAAATGGATTGTATTCTGGCATTAACTATATTAAAAGTTCAATGTTTCAatcaagaaaaacaaagttttttttcaatttacatTCTTTATTGTAAAAATGGTTTCCCGACATTTTGTTTGTAGTTGTTATAAAGTTGAAATACTGTTGTGTGTAATGACTGTTTGGCAATATGACACTTCCAATGTGACTGACAACTTATACAGAACCTAAAATACTCATATATTAACATCTTCATATGATAACATTTCATCTTTTGTCAAATGCATGTCATTGCTCGAAGTGTTCATGCATAACAAAAGCATCATGAATCTTCAGTGAACATTCGACAACAGatattttcagtcattttaacaAGAATGTGGCAATGCTTCACATTGCATTGAATTCAAGAGTAAGTTACTATTACCTATTTTCCCATCAAGCATGTCCaatatttttgaacaaaataaataacttccttttaaaAAGAATAGTGTGTTTATATCATTTCCTTTTCCAATCATCTGTCTGgaatgcaaaattaaatatataaaataagacaAGTTGTCATATcctctaataaaatatatacagttatGCTAATAAAAATGAGTGATGTGAAAATGCTATGCATAATTAAAACCCTTGGGATGTACAAATATGGTAATACAGATTTCATAAAGTGGCAGAGACGCAACATGGCTTTTAAATACAAGACTATATATGTAAAACTAA
The sequence above is drawn from the Onychostoma macrolepis isolate SWU-2019 chromosome 04, ASM1243209v1, whole genome shotgun sequence genome and encodes:
- the nopchap1 gene encoding uncharacterized protein C12orf45 homolog yields the protein MAQTQNNIKKTSSTDLLACGNGKGIHEKLLLNSKSASVQTERVPRSSVLDRLQSFLPQIAQANESLRQQIDEAPAGFFDIESVEDTEKIIEMDVALVELEDSDSSEEDESSSSSSSEEDSSEDEVQTVTAKTLKLPGDRKRKANIQVMEKEGE
- the slc41a2b gene encoding solute carrier family 41 member 2, translating into MSLRTIGGAVLSSLGPSLAAQAGGAWSSVSFRPIPSLLQTMVPAGYTALQEERLAMVDLGTPKPETLKNGFHREPRRHSDRSSRTSISLSDAGDGRFAETEPILPDGRLSGEEANEEEESEEEGQQQPTRNMPKESPLAMALQILVPFLLAGFGTVSAGVVLDIVQHWEAFKNITEIFILVPALLGLKGNLEMTLASRLSTAVNVGKMDSPIEKWNLIIGNLALKQVQATVIGFLAAVAAVVLGWIPEGKFQIGHAVLLCSSSVATAFIASLLQGIIMVGVIVGSKKTGINPDNVATPIAASFGDLITLAILAWISQGLYNCLDSHPYVSSLVCAFFMCLTPLWMVISSKHPASRQLLYSGWEPVITAMFISSIGGLILDKTVSDPNLAGIVVYTPVINGIGGNLVAIQSSRISTYLHFHSTPGEVPDEAKGCYYPCRTFCGTGANHRSAQVLLLLVIPGHLIFLYTIDLMERGHTSLTPVFMVVYLAAALFQVFLLLCISDWMVHSMWKSGKDPDSFSIPYLTALGDLLGTAFLALSFHFLWIIGDQDSDVGD